Proteins from one Astatotilapia calliptera chromosome 8, fAstCal1.2, whole genome shotgun sequence genomic window:
- the LOC113027651 gene encoding mediator of DNA damage checkpoint protein 1-like, which translates to MNKTKYPNACNGTATPALANGIDEWGQMSQNVVIGNQVILRKKNRGLKERSPHSLEPSRARPLSAVSTSNVTTNKIKKEPQPSERSASLPQTPVASCDPVKRYSCPPMGISPSPSHSSSSSTSSTTSSCSSPSPVKTSFIIGHDPLGWKLHPKSSSLNPRARANRLSLQIPLPTIPDVNPLKPEPLPKTKPALKPKPSRRRHSDSEAFLQSQRIQMPAVTLDELCAVHLRPLALSDESDDVFSEGNEKDPRVTPRKIPPPVLEKTAMAKQIAQLIAYSRLGCKSDKDENIYTRIIKPKLKHSHHSVDHNRIHATKNGMQQLHISCDSERSTPRFPG; encoded by the exons ATGAACAAGACAAAATACCCCAATGCTTGTAACGGCACTGCTACTCCAGCACTTGCCAATGGTATTGATGAGTGGGGCCAGATGAGTCAAAATGTGGTTATAGGGAATCAGGTGATcctcagaaagaaaaacagagggctCAAAGAGAGGTCACCACACAGCCTGGAGCCCAGCAGAGCGCGTCCTTTGTCAGCAGTGTCCACCTCTAATGTGACAACAAACAAGATCAAGAAGGAACCACAGCCTTCTGAGCGTAGCGCATCGCTCCCGCAAACCCCTGTAGCATCCTGTGATCCAGTGAAACGCTACTCCTGCCCCCCCATGGGGATCTCACCATCACCAAGTcactcctcatcttcctccacctcttccaCCACCTCATCCTGCTCCTCCCCTTCTCCAGTTAAGACATCGTTTATCATCGGCCACGACCCTCTAGGCTGGAAGTTGCATCCCAAGTCCAGCTCGCTCAACCCCCGAGCTCGTGCTAACAGGCTCTCCCTGCAGATTCCCCTCCCCACAATCCCTGATGTTAACCCTCTGAAACCAGAGCCATTACCTAAAACCAAACCCGCCCTTAAACCCAAACCCTCACGACGACGCCACTCTGACTCAGAAGCTTTCCTCCAATCTCAGAGGATCCAAATGCCCGCGGTGACGCTGGATGAACTCTGCGCTGTGCATCTTCGCCCGCTTGCCCTTTCAGATGAGTCTGACGATGTGTTCAGTGAGGGGAATGAAAAAGACCCCAGGGTGACCCCTCGCAAAATACCGCCACCCGTTCTGGAAAAAACAGCCATGGCTAAACAAATAGCACAACTTATTGCTTATTCACGCCTGGGCTGTAAAAGCgacaaagatgaaaacatttataCCAGGATCATAAAGCCAAAACTTAAACATTCACATCACAGTGTGGACCACAACAGAATACATGCAACAAAAAATG GCATGCAGCAACTTCACATCAGCTGCGACAGTGAGAGGTCCACCCCACGCTTCCCGGGCTGA